One Dermacentor andersoni chromosome 6, qqDerAnde1_hic_scaffold, whole genome shotgun sequence genomic window carries:
- the LOC126522591 gene encoding serine/threonine-protein kinase 40-like produces the protein MESAKHDHADPSTSMDCQSDECPKEGSPVKLNGVRKAGPYLLGPKLGSSPVCSITQCLAKKEGTDDFYTIKVLIIRSPEEETQEDRQGKMLLHTEYSLLSMLHDQDGVVHHHGIFKDRAWEMRETADGLVYTGRQQQRLCLVLDCLCRHDFGTDTADLVNLQHYVIREKRLQEREALFIFQDIVRIVSALHKLNIVHRDLKLGNMVFDKRKRKVTITNFCLGKHLINENDLLKDQRGSPAYISPDVLSGKPYLGKPSDMWALGVVLFTMLYGQFPFYDSNPQELFRKIKAAEFTLPKESPLSENTRMVIHKLLVLNPKQRMKADEVLESIASTLAMWNSLAASGKPLQVVPDVDDDDACGEDAEARKSQEQSASGTTATAASSSFASNLAELQHPSGSNVGDFIFGTRLGIGYAPHTRKPPVVGPVPKRRQPGVLSIQRVHEDARPLTAIESMHYQNMLRHTASSSGSSSS, from the exons ATGGAAAGCGCCAAGCACGACCACGCCGATCCTTCGACGAGCATGGACTGCCAGAGCGATGAGTGCCCGAAAGAAGGCAGCCCCGTAAAGCTTAATGGAGTCAGGAAGGCGGGTCCATACTTGCTCG GTCCAAAGTTGGGATCGTCTCCGGTGTGCAGCATTACGCAGTGCTTGGCCAAGAAGGAAGGCACTGATGATTTTTACACCATTAAG GTTCTCATCATTCGAAGCCCCGAGGAAGAGACCCAGGAGGATCGCCAAGGCAAAATGCTACTGCACACAGAGTATTCGCTGCTTTCCATGCTTCACGATCAAGACGGAGTTGTACACCACCATGGAATATTTAAG GATCGTGCTTGGGAGATGCGCGAGACTGCAGACGGTCTGGTGTACAcggggcggcagcagcagcgcctgTGCCTTGTGCTCGACTGCCTGTGCAGGCATGACTTTGGCACGGATACGGCTGACCTGGTCAACCTGCAGCACTATGTCATACGTGAGAAACGCCTGCAGGAGCGAGAGGCCCTCTTCATCTTCCAGGATATTGTGCGCATTGTCTCAGCTCTTCACAAG CTGAACATAGTGCACCGAGACCTCAAGCTGGGCAACATGGTTTTTGACAAGCGGAAACGGAAGGTCACAATCACAAACTTTTGCCTGGGCAAGCACCTGATCAACGAAAATGACCTTCTCAAGGACCAACGTGGAAGTCCCGCCTACATCAGCCCTGACGTGCTCAGTG GAAAGCCCTACCTGGGCAAGCCGAGTGACATGTGGGCGCTGGGTGTGGTGCTGTTCACCATGCTTTACGGGCAGTTCCCCTTCTACGACTCCAACCCGCAGGAACTGTTTAGGAAGATTAAGGCTGCTGAATTCACCCTGCCCAA GGAATCCCCTCTTTCGGAGAACACGCGGATGGTCATTCACAAGCTGCTCGTTCTGAACCCCAAGCAAAGGATGAAGGCCGACGAGGTGCTAGAGTCCATCGCAAGCACGTTGGCCATGTG GAATTCTCTGGCCGCTAGTGGAAAGCCCCTCCAAGTTGTGCCCGACGTTGATGATGACGACGCATGCGGTGAAGATGCCGAGGCACGCAAGAGCCAAGAGCAGTCTGCCTCGGGAACGACGGCAACGGCTGCATCCTCTTCTTTCGCCTCTAACCTGGCGGAGCTGCAGCATCCGTCGGGGAGCAACGTTGGGGACTTCATCTTTGGCACCCGCCTCGGCATCGGATACGCGCCACACACTCGCAAGCCACCCGTTGTCGGTCCCGTCCCCAAGAGGAGGCAGCCCGGCGTGCTGTCCATACAGCGAGTGCACGAGGACGCCCGGCCTCTGACCGCCATCGAGAGCATGCACTACCAGAACATGCTGCGCCACACCGCGTCCTCCTCCGGTTCTTCATCGTCTTGA